A window of Mycobacteriales bacterium contains these coding sequences:
- the secA gene encoding preprotein translocase subunit SecA, whose amino-acid sequence MQRVVLQKLLRAGEGKTLRRLKNIADAVNGVEAEFVAMTDAELRQETDVFRRRLADGENVEDILVEAFAVGREGARRTLGQRHFDVQVMGGAALHMGNIAEMRTGEGKTLTSVLPAYLNGLAGHGVHIVTVNDYLARRDAEWMGRVHRFLGLSVGVILANERPEQRRPNYACDITYGTNNEFGFDYLRDNMAWSAEELVQRGHHFAIVDEVDSILIDEARTPLIISGPSDQATKWYSEFARIIPRLVRDVDYEVDEKKRTVAITESGVEKVEDQLGIDNLYESVNTPLVGYLNNALKARELYRKDKEYVVIDGEVLIVDEHTGRVLAGRRYNEGMHQAIEAKEGVRIKDENQTLATITLQNYFRLYSKLGGMTGTAATEAAEFSQTYGLGVVEIPTNRDPKRVDEADVVYKSEDAKYDAVVEDIAEKHEAGQPVLVGTISVEKSEHLSTLLRRRGVPHEVLNAKQHDREATIVAQAGRKGAVTVATNMAGRGTDIMLGGNPEHIAADELRSRGLSPVETPEEYEKAWPDALERATASVKSEHDEVVRAGGLYVLGTERHESRRIDNQLRGRSGRQGDPGLSRFYLSLGDDLMRLFNAGAVEMIMDRLNIPDDVPIESKMVSRAIRSAQTQVEQQNFEIRKNVLKYDEVLNRQRTVIYDERRKVLSGADLHEQIRNMVDDVIEMYVYAATAEGYPTEWDLEQLWTALQTLYPVSLALEKYDADRDGLSADGLIEDIQADASAAYDAREAALGLAPNGEPVMRELERRVLLSVMDRKWREHLYEMDYLQEGIGLRAMGQRDPLVEYQREGFDMFASMMEAIKEESVGFLFNVEVKVDEAAAAVPKPAVPADLVASGPGENPGEVFVEHLSNGRERPAAGGAPAGAVPAGAAMAPVAPAASALPDAFGRPERPAEVEYTGPAFDGAPGSTGVQRSAGPASSAASGPASAAPPGQRPVPASGQHTQSRNELCACGSGRKYKRCHGDPRH is encoded by the coding sequence GTGCAACGCGTGGTCCTGCAGAAGCTCCTGCGTGCCGGCGAGGGCAAGACCCTTCGCCGGCTCAAGAACATCGCCGATGCGGTCAACGGCGTCGAGGCCGAGTTCGTCGCGATGACCGACGCCGAGCTGCGCCAGGAGACCGACGTCTTCCGCCGGCGGCTGGCCGACGGCGAGAACGTCGAGGACATCCTCGTCGAGGCCTTCGCGGTCGGTCGCGAGGGCGCCCGCCGCACGCTGGGGCAGCGGCACTTCGACGTGCAGGTCATGGGCGGTGCGGCGCTGCACATGGGCAACATCGCCGAGATGCGCACGGGCGAGGGCAAGACGCTGACCTCGGTGCTGCCGGCCTACCTCAACGGTCTGGCCGGCCACGGCGTGCACATCGTCACCGTCAACGACTACCTGGCCCGCCGCGACGCGGAGTGGATGGGTCGCGTGCACCGGTTCCTCGGCCTGTCCGTGGGGGTGATCCTGGCCAACGAGCGCCCCGAGCAGCGCCGCCCGAACTACGCCTGCGACATCACCTACGGCACCAACAACGAGTTCGGCTTCGACTACCTGCGCGACAACATGGCCTGGAGCGCCGAGGAGCTCGTGCAGCGGGGCCACCACTTCGCCATCGTCGACGAGGTCGACTCGATCCTCATCGACGAGGCCCGCACGCCACTGATCATCAGCGGACCCTCCGACCAGGCGACGAAGTGGTACTCCGAGTTCGCGCGGATCATCCCGCGGTTGGTCCGCGACGTCGACTACGAGGTCGACGAGAAGAAGCGCACGGTGGCGATCACCGAGTCGGGGGTGGAGAAGGTCGAGGACCAGCTCGGCATCGACAACCTCTACGAGTCGGTCAACACCCCGCTGGTGGGCTACCTCAACAACGCCCTCAAGGCACGTGAGCTCTACCGCAAGGACAAGGAGTACGTCGTCATCGACGGGGAGGTGCTCATCGTCGACGAGCACACGGGCCGCGTGCTGGCGGGCCGCCGCTACAACGAGGGGATGCACCAGGCGATCGAGGCCAAGGAGGGCGTCCGGATCAAGGACGAGAACCAGACGCTGGCCACCATCACGCTGCAGAACTACTTCCGCCTCTACAGCAAGCTCGGCGGCATGACCGGCACCGCCGCGACCGAGGCAGCCGAGTTCAGCCAGACGTACGGCCTCGGCGTGGTCGAGATCCCGACCAACCGTGACCCGAAGCGGGTCGATGAAGCCGACGTCGTCTACAAGAGCGAAGACGCCAAGTACGACGCTGTCGTGGAGGACATCGCCGAGAAGCACGAGGCCGGGCAGCCGGTGCTGGTGGGCACCATCTCGGTCGAGAAGAGCGAGCACCTGTCGACGCTGCTGCGCCGGCGCGGCGTCCCGCACGAGGTTCTCAACGCCAAGCAGCACGACCGCGAGGCGACGATCGTCGCGCAGGCCGGACGCAAGGGGGCCGTCACCGTGGCCACCAACATGGCCGGCCGCGGCACCGACATCATGCTCGGTGGCAATCCCGAGCACATCGCCGCCGACGAGCTGCGCAGCCGCGGCCTGTCACCGGTCGAGACGCCGGAGGAGTACGAGAAGGCCTGGCCGGACGCGCTCGAGCGGGCCACGGCGTCGGTCAAGAGCGAGCACGACGAGGTGGTGCGGGCCGGCGGGCTCTACGTCCTCGGGACCGAGCGGCACGAGTCGCGCCGGATCGACAACCAGTTGCGCGGCCGCTCCGGCCGACAGGGCGACCCGGGCCTGTCCCGGTTCTACCTCTCGCTCGGTGACGACCTGATGCGGCTGTTCAATGCCGGCGCCGTCGAGATGATCATGGATCGGCTGAACATCCCCGACGACGTGCCGATCGAGTCCAAGATGGTCAGCCGGGCGATCCGCTCCGCGCAGACCCAGGTCGAGCAGCAGAACTTCGAGATCCGCAAGAACGTCCTGAAGTACGACGAGGTGCTCAACCGTCAGCGCACCGTCATCTACGACGAGCGCCGCAAGGTGCTGAGCGGTGCCGACCTGCACGAGCAGATCCGCAACATGGTCGACGACGTCATCGAGATGTACGTCTACGCCGCCACCGCCGAGGGCTACCCGACCGAGTGGGACCTCGAGCAGTTGTGGACGGCCTTGCAGACGCTCTACCCCGTGAGCCTGGCGTTGGAGAAGTACGACGCGGACCGCGACGGCCTGAGCGCCGACGGCCTGATCGAGGACATCCAGGCGGATGCGTCCGCGGCCTACGACGCCCGTGAGGCGGCGCTCGGCCTCGCGCCGAACGGCGAGCCGGTGATGCGCGAGCTCGAGCGGCGGGTGCTGCTGTCGGTGATGGACCGCAAGTGGCGCGAGCACCTCTACGAGATGGACTACCTGCAGGAGGGCATCGGCCTGCGGGCCATGGGCCAGCGCGACCCGCTGGTGGAGTACCAGCGCGAGGGCTTCGACATGTTCGCCTCGATGATGGAGGCGATCAAGGAGGAATCGGTCGGCTTCCTGTTCAACGTCGAGGTCAAGGTCGACGAGGCGGCCGCCGCCGTCCCGAAGCCCGCCGTTCCGGCCGACCTGGTGGCCAGCGGTCCTGGTGAGAATCCCGGCGAGGTCTTCGTCGAGCACCTGTCGAACGGCCGGGAGCGGCCGGCGGCCGGTGGAGCGCCGGCCGGAGCGGTGCCGGCCGGCGCAGCCATGGCGCCGGTCGCTCCCGCAGCATCGGCGCTCCCGGACGCTTTCGGCCGGCCGGAGCGTCCGGCCGAGGTCGAGTACACCGGGCCGGCCTTCGACGGCGCCCCCGGCTCCACCGGCGTGCAGCGCTCGGCCGGACCCGCGTCCTCCGCCGCGTCCGGCCCCGCGTCCGCCG